In the Corynebacterium kroppenstedtii genome, one interval contains:
- a CDS encoding TetR/AcrR family transcriptional regulator produces MTGLRESKKAATRHAIGDATLTVITHRGIEGLTVAAVAEEAGVSVRTFHNYFSSVNEALQYQCSNLLDSFASIIKNAPPEWDTISCFEHAAEELIRTIFDKGWAATNPEAIGLYLLRSDDSEFADQCKANIETMHVAIAARESTRCGAPVSHRSLHVCLLYELSIAAINAVITSFGLRRGKSLADQGIAKEEFLKTMNESFATIRDHFIDAPIA; encoded by the coding sequence ATGACTGGCCTTCGTGAATCGAAGAAAGCGGCCACGAGACATGCAATCGGGGACGCTACGCTCACGGTTATTACCCATCGGGGCATCGAAGGGTTAACCGTGGCGGCGGTTGCTGAGGAGGCCGGAGTGTCCGTGCGGACATTCCACAACTACTTCTCCTCAGTCAATGAAGCCCTGCAGTACCAGTGCTCTAACCTGCTTGATTCGTTTGCGTCGATTATTAAGAATGCTCCCCCGGAGTGGGACACGATCTCATGCTTCGAGCATGCGGCCGAAGAGCTCATTCGCACCATCTTCGATAAGGGATGGGCGGCAACAAACCCGGAGGCCATCGGGCTCTATCTTCTGAGATCCGACGATTCCGAGTTTGCGGATCAATGCAAAGCAAACATTGAGACCATGCATGTCGCCATCGCTGCGCGCGAGTCGACGCGGTGTGGCGCCCCCGTCTCCCACCGTTCCTTACATGTGTGCTTGCTCTATGAGCTCTCCATCGCGGCAATAAACGCCGTCATCACAAGCTTCGGTTTACGCCGCGGTAAATCTCTGGCTGATCAGGGAATTGCCAAGGAGGAGTTTCTGAAAACAATGAATGAATCCTTCGCAACAATCCGCGATCATTTCATCGACGCACCCATCGCGTAA
- a CDS encoding NAD(P)H-dependent flavin oxidoreductase has translation MNETQNTPSTAGTSSTVKSRAYRTIIAAPMAGGPSSPALVDAVAAHGGLGFLAAGYKTPEAVEKELDDVAQRARQRGAKHFYGLNLFVPQPSPHGVDRDRAAAYRDELAKDYERYGVAKPELNWITDDQWEGKLAVIRRRLEQREQQGIRHSDADSHAESISVPDVLSFTFGLPPQELVDEFQSRGIEVWATVATTHAAQVAAERGVAAVVIQGPEAGGHRATMTPDEEPGSEPLISLVQAVSDLFANTDASTRPAIIAAGGIATSDHVGEALRHGADAVAAGTIFAATEEAGTNEPYKKALISATADDTVITRAYSGRPARGRRNAFIDAHPDAPSVYPAVNGLTSPIRKAATKQGETDYMSLWAGQSVEHARGGSAGSVVDLLLQGR, from the coding sequence ATGAATGAGACCCAGAACACACCATCGACAGCAGGAACATCGTCGACAGTGAAATCGAGAGCCTACCGGACCATTATCGCCGCCCCAATGGCAGGTGGACCCTCCTCACCGGCGCTGGTTGATGCAGTCGCTGCCCACGGAGGGCTCGGCTTTTTAGCAGCGGGCTACAAAACCCCAGAAGCGGTCGAAAAAGAACTGGACGATGTCGCCCAAAGAGCACGACAACGCGGTGCGAAGCACTTCTATGGCCTCAACCTTTTCGTCCCCCAGCCCAGCCCCCACGGAGTGGACCGCGATCGCGCTGCGGCATACCGGGATGAGCTAGCGAAGGATTATGAACGGTATGGCGTGGCTAAACCGGAGTTGAATTGGATTACTGACGACCAGTGGGAGGGGAAGCTGGCGGTCATACGCCGCCGCCTCGAACAACGAGAGCAACAAGGAATCAGACACAGTGACGCTGATAGCCACGCCGAGAGCATTTCAGTTCCCGATGTCCTGAGCTTTACCTTTGGTCTACCACCACAGGAACTAGTCGACGAGTTTCAATCGCGCGGAATTGAAGTGTGGGCAACTGTCGCCACCACGCACGCAGCGCAGGTCGCGGCCGAGCGAGGTGTGGCCGCGGTCGTTATTCAGGGTCCGGAAGCCGGTGGGCACCGCGCGACAATGACACCCGACGAGGAGCCCGGATCTGAGCCATTGATATCCCTTGTGCAGGCGGTGTCCGATCTGTTCGCGAATACGGACGCTTCGACGCGGCCAGCCATCATTGCAGCAGGGGGTATCGCTACGTCCGATCACGTGGGAGAAGCATTACGCCATGGTGCTGACGCTGTTGCAGCCGGAACCATATTCGCTGCGACAGAGGAAGCGGGAACAAATGAGCCCTATAAAAAGGCACTCATTTCAGCGACGGCAGACGACACCGTGATCACTCGCGCGTATTCCGGACGACCAGCACGCGGGCGTCGGAATGCGTTTATCGACGCCCACCCCGACGCGCCGTCGGTCTATCCCGCCGTCAATGGGCTCACCTCTCCCATCAGGAAGGCGGCGACCAAACAAGGGGAGACGGACTACATGTCACTTTGGGCTGGTCAGAGCGTTGAACACGCCCGCGGCGGATCCGCCGGCAGCGTCGTCGATCTTTTACTTCAGGGCAGGTAG
- a CDS encoding peptide chain release factor 3 — MSTVAEESARRRTFAVIAHPDAGKSTLTEALALHAHVIAEAGAVHGKAGRKSTVSDWMEMEKDRGISIASSALQFEYLPENAPKGTEPYVINLVDTPGHADFSEDTYRVLTAVDAAVMLIDGAKGLEPQTLKLFRVCKARGLPIITVINKWDRPGRAPLELMDEIVDEIGLQPTPLFWPVGMAGDFHGLARRDADGNVTEYIHFLRTAGGSTIAPEEHYSPDEASSKEGDVWDTAVEECELLTMDGAVHDQELFLDCTTSPVVFASAMLNFGVHQILDLLCQLAPEPGPRKTDPKVLESAGKATGAIDTERSPEDPFSGVIFKVQAGMDTHHRDKLAFMRVVSGEFDRGMQVTHAQSGRSFSTKYALTVFGRTRSTVETAYPGDIVGLVNAGSLAPGDTIYEGTKVQFAPMPQFAPENFRTLRARSLGKYKQFRKALEQLSSEGVVQILRNDARGDAAPVMAAVGPMQFEVMQARMANEYNVETETSPVPYSVARRTDHESAPELNRQRGVEVFTRDDGELIALFGDKWKLQFIEREHPEFTLEPMVAD; from the coding sequence ATGAGTACAGTCGCGGAGGAGAGCGCTCGACGCCGAACATTCGCAGTGATTGCACACCCCGACGCTGGTAAATCCACACTCACCGAGGCGCTCGCACTTCACGCCCATGTGATCGCCGAGGCGGGGGCTGTTCACGGCAAGGCCGGCCGTAAGTCCACCGTGTCGGACTGGATGGAAATGGAAAAAGATCGTGGTATTTCCATCGCCTCGTCGGCTCTCCAGTTCGAGTATCTTCCCGAGAATGCACCGAAGGGCACGGAACCCTACGTCATTAACTTAGTTGACACTCCTGGTCACGCGGACTTTTCGGAGGATACCTACCGTGTCCTCACCGCTGTGGATGCTGCTGTCATGTTGATCGACGGGGCGAAGGGCCTGGAGCCCCAGACGCTTAAGCTATTCCGGGTGTGTAAAGCGCGTGGGCTTCCCATCATTACGGTGATCAACAAGTGGGACCGCCCGGGGCGTGCTCCCCTAGAGCTGATGGACGAGATTGTCGACGAAATCGGCCTTCAGCCGACACCTCTCTTTTGGCCCGTCGGGATGGCTGGGGACTTCCACGGCCTCGCCCGGCGCGATGCCGACGGTAATGTCACTGAATATATTCACTTCTTGCGCACCGCGGGTGGGTCAACGATCGCCCCGGAGGAGCATTACTCTCCCGACGAGGCATCCTCGAAGGAAGGCGATGTGTGGGACACCGCGGTCGAAGAGTGCGAGCTTCTCACCATGGACGGCGCGGTCCACGACCAGGAACTTTTCCTGGACTGCACCACCTCTCCTGTGGTGTTCGCGTCGGCAATGTTGAACTTTGGTGTTCACCAGATTTTGGACTTGCTGTGTCAGCTTGCACCTGAACCGGGACCACGGAAAACAGACCCCAAGGTTCTCGAATCAGCGGGCAAGGCAACGGGGGCCATTGATACGGAGCGTTCACCGGAAGATCCTTTTTCGGGCGTCATTTTCAAGGTCCAGGCGGGCATGGATACTCATCACCGCGACAAGCTGGCCTTTATGCGGGTGGTGTCGGGTGAGTTCGATCGCGGGATGCAGGTTACTCATGCGCAATCTGGCCGCTCATTTTCGACGAAGTATGCACTCACAGTGTTTGGGCGGACGAGGTCGACGGTCGAAACCGCGTATCCCGGCGACATTGTGGGACTCGTTAACGCTGGGTCGTTAGCTCCTGGTGACACGATTTATGAGGGTACGAAGGTGCAATTTGCCCCCATGCCACAATTCGCGCCTGAGAATTTTCGCACGTTGCGTGCACGCTCGCTGGGCAAATACAAGCAGTTCCGCAAAGCGTTGGAGCAGCTATCGTCGGAGGGCGTGGTGCAGATTCTCCGCAATGATGCCCGTGGCGACGCTGCGCCGGTGATGGCTGCGGTCGGGCCCATGCAGTTTGAAGTCATGCAGGCCCGGATGGCGAACGAGTATAACGTCGAAACGGAAACGAGCCCCGTCCCGTATTCGGTGGCTCGGCGTACCGACCACGAGTCCGCCCCGGAGCTCAACCGCCAGCGCGGTGTGGAGGTGTTCACCCGTGATGACGGCGAGCTCATTGCCCTATTCGGCGACAAGTGGAAGCTGCAGTTCATTGAGCGCGAGCACCCGGAGTTCACGCTCGAGCCGATGGTCGCTGACTAG
- a CDS encoding MMPL family transporter encodes MARFLYRVGTAAYKHKWRFIAVWLLILIGMGAASAALSTTTSSTFSIPGIESEKAQNTMKERFPGAEDQTTAPTGTLVFQAENGKKLTDPDEQQAVNDTLTKLKDAGILKSSDSMVDPATAAAGITQKITAVGQQQQLPQEQIAKNVESVSPLSNDQKTGTVDVTFDADTVSDIPSSDIDKFKDIVDDSRSSNLDIQYEGQAFTMEEPSSGTSELIGIAVALVVLVITFGSLIAAGMPIITALVGVLIGNLGVMALTGLVDSVNDSTPILASMLGLAVGIDYALFITSRYKNELSNSTSNRVHAAGRAVGTAGSSVVFAGLTVIVALCALSVVRIPFLTTMALTAAATVAIAVLVALTLLPAVLGLFGKAFFKGNVPFIEAPDPEREKPTMGLRWVRIIRKQPWAFLGVGVIALVLMALPMTRMNLALPTDATSDPNESPRQAYEMVDDAFGPGRNAPLLAVIDAKDVPEDQRQPAFAKAVQEFNTIDGVKNAMLSQVNDSGDTAQVLIVPTTGTVDDKTKDTMQKVRDKEDSYAEETSAHYGVTGVTAIETDISDRLNNVLVPYIAIVLVLAFFILMLVFRSIPVPLIAALGFGLTVCATFGLTVGFFQEGWLGIISDPQPIISFLPIILIGIVFGLAMDYEVFLVSRMREGWHHGKTAGNATANGFKHGARVVTAAALIMISVFAAFMLQDMQVIKTMGFALAVAVFIDAFLVRMTLIPATMFILDEKAWWLPKWMAKITPRVDVEGEGIKDISPDDDGAQEGSEGGSHKENRSASNDEATSNATVSEPVLPESRGHRSDGGHSAGSSKVDAN; translated from the coding sequence ATGGCGCGGTTTCTTTACCGTGTAGGCACTGCTGCCTACAAGCACAAATGGCGATTTATCGCCGTGTGGCTGCTCATCCTCATCGGGATGGGCGCGGCATCAGCTGCTCTATCAACCACAACAAGCTCCACTTTCTCGATCCCTGGTATTGAGAGCGAAAAAGCTCAAAACACCATGAAGGAGCGCTTCCCTGGAGCGGAAGACCAGACCACTGCCCCCACTGGCACGCTCGTCTTCCAGGCCGAAAATGGGAAGAAGCTCACTGATCCCGACGAGCAACAAGCGGTCAACGACACTCTGACCAAACTCAAAGACGCAGGCATCCTGAAATCTTCCGACTCAATGGTGGATCCTGCTACAGCCGCAGCTGGGATTACTCAGAAGATCACGGCCGTCGGCCAGCAACAACAGTTGCCCCAAGAGCAGATTGCCAAGAACGTTGAGTCGGTCTCGCCTCTATCGAATGATCAGAAGACCGGCACGGTAGACGTCACCTTTGATGCTGACACTGTCTCCGACATTCCTTCCTCGGATATCGACAAGTTCAAAGATATTGTCGACGATTCGCGCTCGTCGAACTTAGACATCCAGTACGAAGGCCAGGCCTTCACGATGGAGGAACCGAGTTCTGGTACGTCAGAGCTGATCGGTATTGCTGTTGCCCTTGTTGTTTTGGTTATTACCTTCGGTAGCTTGATCGCTGCTGGTATGCCGATTATCACGGCGTTGGTTGGTGTTCTCATCGGCAACTTGGGCGTGATGGCACTGACCGGCCTGGTCGATAGCGTGAATGATTCCACACCGATACTCGCTTCAATGTTGGGTCTCGCGGTGGGAATTGACTACGCCCTCTTCATTACTTCGCGGTACAAGAACGAACTATCGAACTCGACGTCAAACCGCGTTCACGCTGCTGGACGCGCTGTGGGTACTGCCGGCTCGTCGGTGGTGTTCGCTGGCCTCACCGTCATCGTGGCGCTGTGTGCACTCTCTGTTGTGAGGATTCCGTTCTTAACGACGATGGCGTTGACAGCTGCCGCGACGGTTGCTATCGCTGTTCTGGTGGCATTGACGCTGCTCCCTGCCGTCTTAGGTCTCTTTGGCAAGGCGTTCTTCAAGGGCAATGTGCCCTTTATCGAGGCGCCCGATCCGGAACGTGAAAAGCCAACGATGGGCCTGCGGTGGGTTCGCATCATCCGCAAGCAACCGTGGGCGTTCCTGGGGGTTGGAGTCATCGCGCTTGTTTTGATGGCGCTCCCCATGACACGCATGAATCTTGCCTTGCCGACGGATGCCACCTCTGATCCGAATGAGTCGCCCCGGCAGGCTTACGAGATGGTCGACGACGCCTTCGGCCCCGGCCGTAACGCACCTCTTCTTGCTGTCATCGACGCAAAGGATGTGCCGGAGGACCAACGCCAACCGGCGTTTGCCAAGGCTGTTCAGGAATTTAACACCATTGACGGTGTTAAGAACGCCATGCTCAGCCAGGTTAATGACTCCGGCGACACTGCCCAGGTGTTGATTGTTCCCACCACAGGCACGGTGGACGACAAGACCAAGGACACCATGCAAAAAGTCCGCGATAAGGAAGATTCCTACGCCGAGGAGACCAGCGCCCACTATGGTGTCACAGGCGTCACAGCTATTGAGACGGACATTTCCGATCGTCTCAACAATGTGCTGGTTCCCTACATCGCCATCGTCCTTGTCTTGGCATTCTTCATCTTGATGCTGGTGTTCCGTTCGATCCCTGTTCCGCTCATCGCGGCTCTTGGATTCGGGCTGACAGTCTGCGCTACCTTCGGTTTGACCGTTGGATTCTTCCAAGAGGGCTGGTTGGGCATCATTTCCGACCCACAACCCATCATTTCGTTCCTGCCGATCATCCTTATTGGTATCGTCTTTGGCCTGGCCATGGACTACGAAGTGTTCTTGGTATCCCGTATGCGCGAGGGATGGCATCACGGAAAGACAGCCGGCAATGCGACGGCGAACGGGTTCAAACATGGTGCCCGCGTCGTTACCGCTGCAGCATTGATCATGATCTCCGTGTTCGCTGCGTTCATGCTGCAGGATATGCAGGTCATTAAGACCATGGGGTTTGCCTTGGCCGTCGCGGTATTTATTGACGCCTTCTTGGTGCGAATGACGCTAATTCCAGCGACGATGTTCATCCTCGACGAGAAAGCCTGGTGGCTGCCCAAGTGGATGGCGAAGATTACGCCACGGGTCGACGTCGAAGGGGAAGGCATTAAGGATATTTCTCCCGATGACGACGGAGCTCAGGAAGGGTCTGAGGGCGGATCTCACAAGGAAAATCGGTCCGCGTCTAACGATGAAGCCACCAGCAACGCGACCGTCTCTGAACCGGTCCTCCCAGAATCTCGTGGCCACCGCTCTGATGGAGGACACTCAGCAGGTAGTTCGAAAGTAGATGCTAACTAA
- the pip gene encoding prolyl aminopeptidase: MNSHDVQIATVHKGLYPETTPFNEGTIERPVDPHSPASTQHIAYAEYGNPKGVPAVFIHGGPGGGTSAKDARFFDPDKYRIILIDQRGCGKSTPHLADPDTDIDAELSVNTTSELIGDIEAIRETLGIEKWVVFGGSWGSTLSLAYTQAHPERTLAIILRGIFMLRRTELDWYYNGGAAYMFPDKWERFLSVIPDDKKPAPLNPAGMTHLPGVNLIDVYHELLRSDDHDTAVAAARSWSVWEGSTSYLHEQPTETHEDERFALAFARIENHYFVNHGFLEEGQLVRDVDKIRDIPAVIAQGRYDVVCPPITAWQLHQAWPEATFVWSPTSGHASYEEETTSTLVSATDRFAEMFAS; encoded by the coding sequence ATGAACTCACACGACGTCCAGATCGCGACAGTACATAAAGGTCTCTACCCAGAGACAACCCCATTTAATGAAGGAACCATCGAACGACCGGTTGACCCCCACTCCCCAGCGAGTACCCAGCACATCGCCTATGCCGAGTATGGAAATCCGAAGGGTGTCCCTGCAGTTTTTATTCACGGTGGCCCAGGTGGGGGAACCTCAGCCAAGGATGCGCGTTTCTTCGACCCCGACAAGTATCGCATCATCCTTATTGACCAGCGTGGATGTGGCAAATCAACTCCACACCTCGCAGATCCCGATACCGACATCGACGCAGAACTTTCGGTGAACACCACATCCGAATTGATCGGTGATATCGAAGCGATCCGAGAAACCTTAGGCATTGAGAAGTGGGTCGTCTTCGGCGGATCATGGGGCTCCACATTGTCGCTGGCCTACACCCAGGCCCACCCAGAACGAACTCTGGCTATCATCCTTCGAGGCATTTTTATGCTGCGACGTACCGAACTCGATTGGTACTACAACGGAGGCGCAGCCTACATGTTCCCCGATAAGTGGGAACGCTTCCTCTCCGTCATTCCTGACGACAAAAAACCTGCCCCGCTCAACCCGGCTGGAATGACGCACCTTCCCGGCGTCAACCTCATCGACGTTTATCACGAACTGCTTCGGTCGGATGATCACGATACAGCTGTCGCCGCCGCCCGGTCGTGGAGTGTATGGGAAGGATCGACATCCTACCTGCACGAACAGCCCACCGAGACGCACGAAGATGAACGGTTCGCCTTAGCCTTCGCACGCATCGAGAACCACTATTTCGTCAATCACGGGTTCCTTGAGGAAGGGCAGCTTGTGCGCGACGTCGATAAGATCCGCGATATTCCTGCCGTTATCGCCCAAGGTCGCTACGACGTTGTGTGCCCGCCCATTACGGCGTGGCAGCTTCACCAAGCCTGGCCTGAAGCCACATTCGTGTGGTCACCGACATCCGGACACGCATCCTATGAGGAAGAAACAACGTCGACATTAGTGTCGGCAACAGACAGGTTTGCTGAAATGTTTGCGTCGTAA